Below is a genomic region from Dryobates pubescens isolate bDryPub1 chromosome 33, bDryPub1.pri, whole genome shotgun sequence.
CCATGaacaaaaggagaagaagatcttccccatgaggatggctgagccctggagcaggctgcccagagaggttgtggagcctccttctctgcagacagccaaaacccacctggatgtgtccctgtgtgacctgccctgggtgatcctgctctggcaggggggttggactggatgatccccagaggtgcctcccaacccctaaccattctgggattccatgACCTTAGCCTTGAGTTCCCCTCAgctcttctttctctgctgctgctttctacaTGGAAACCACTTACACAGCTTGGGGATTGAGCTGGGCTTGGGTTTGCCTGAGCAGATAACGGAGGCAGAGAGAATGCTACTGTTTGATTAGGAGCCCCCACTGCTGAGTAGTATTTTTGGGTAAGAATGTGGAGTAATTGAGATGGGTTTGATGTGCATGGAGCTCCCACACACACAATGGAGAATTCAGGGCCAAGAGCTGACACTGTGGTGAAAGCCATCTTGAAATCTGTGGCAGGAGTGATGTTAGCTCTgagctcaggaggaagacacTCAGGCTGGGGGAAGTGCCTGTTAGAGGTGAACGTTCATGGTAAGtgtctgcctgctcctctgagcACAACAACATCCAGAGCAGGTGGAAATGGGAAGCATTTGGCTGTTTctctggaaggaaggggagagagcagtctagggggaggggggagaatgGGGCCAGTCCTGGTTTGCTAGAGGTGAGGCTTTGCTCTTGCTGAGAAGAGgaagtgcaggggcagcagagcccctgcTTGGTGATGCAGATAGTGGAGCTCCCTTAGGGCAGGCTGATGCAGGATGGGCCACAGgtaagagaggctgtggaggtgtAATGGCAGTAAGggctgaggctggtgagggtcgAGAGTGGCAGTGCATGTGTTTGGAGGAGAGGTTTGTGGAAGGTGTGGAGACAGTGGCTTTGGTTACCTCCTTCTTCAGGGACTCCTTCGTTTCCTTCCATTGCAcggggctcaggctgggaggggcaTGGTTTGGGTCCCCATTGGCTGCCCGGCAGGGGGAATGGCTCGGCAGAGGCTGGCTCGCTGCGTCAGCCGCTGCTCTTAGGCAGGTCAGTGAGGcagcggtgccctgctggaggcgTGCTGCCACATCTGCCTGCCCCGGCGCTCGCTCCTCCCTTGAGGAGCCCTCTTCACGCTGCCAGCCGGGCTCTGCCGGAGCGGGCTGCCACATCTGCCTGCCCCGGCGCTCGCTCCTCCCTTGAGGAGCCCTCTCCCGCTGCCAGCCGGGCTCTGCCGGAGCGGGCTGCCACATCTGCCTGCCCCGGCGCTCGCTCCTCCCTTGAGGAGCCCTCTCCCGCTGCCAGCCGGGCTCTGCCGGAGCGGGCTGCCACATCTGCCTGCCCCGGCGCTCGCTCCTCCCTTGAGGAGCCCTCTTCACGCTGCCAGCCGGGCTCTGCCGGAGCGGGCTGCCGCATCTGCCTGCCCCGGCGCTCGCTCCTCCCTTGAGGAGCCCTCTTCACGCTGCCAGCCGGGCTCTGCCGGAGCGGGCTGCCGCATCTGCCTGCCCCGGCGCTCGCTCCTCCCTTGAGGAGCCCTCTCCCGCTGCCAGCCGGGCTCTGCCGGAGCGGGCTGCCGCATCTGCCTGCCCCGGCGCTCGCTCCTCCCTTGAGGAGCCCTCTCCCGCTGCCAGCCGGGCTCTGCCGGAGCGGGCTGCCACATCTGCCTGCCCCGGCGCTCGCTCCTCCCTTGAGGAGCCCTCTCCCGCTGCCAGCCGGGCTCTGCCGCTCTGGCTCCCACCCCGCCTGCTCCCTCCACGGCGGCCCAGCCTTTAGCAGGTTTTTAGCGGCTGTGTGGAATGCCACCGTGGGTTGTCAGTTGTGCCAGTCGTTTGTTTACCCTGTGCTGTTCCTTTGTTAACCTTTGGTTTGTCAGCTACCTGGACGCAGACGGATTCGGCCTTTGTTAATTTTCACACCCCATCTTTTCTGTACTTTAGGTTGGCTTCCTCACTGCACTGGGAAAACCATTAGGAAAAAGTCCTTGGGGTTAAAAACCTGGGGCTCCAACCCTATTACCTGCACTTGGGGCTAGACATTAATTTAAATGGCGACTGATCTGTCTGAAGCTGAACCCGTGCATCATAAGGCGCTTCCACTCTTAACGGGAGCTCAGCTGATCCACACGGACAAGTTAAGTGAGGTAGGGGCTGGCCCTTGGATCAGTCCTCCACTTCCAGACCTGCTGAAGGGTACTCGGTACTTTCTCCCCTCGCTCGTAGGGAACTCAGCTGGGAGCCTAATCCACCCTGTAGgtgctctccctcccctcccctgcttccccccagccGCTGGAGTTGTCCAACTCCTCAGGCGTTGGCAATCGCGCTGGCGAGCGGCAagctctcctctccgaacctctcctttccgaacctctcctctcctagtACGCTTCTCAGAAGCTGGTTTGAGGGCTCCTGGCTTTTAAAACTCTGGACAGTCTAAAACTCTAACCAGAACGCTGCTTTGCTTTAATCCCGTTGCAAAGCCCCTGGTGGCTGCCCGCGGTTCCCGTGCTGATCCTTGTGTGCTTTgcagaaggctgaagaggaCGCGATGCCGATCCGCCGCTCCGTCAACTCCTCCTCCCGGGAAACTCCTCCCaaaagcaaacctgctgagggggAAGAGGTGAAAGCAGGTACAGTagaggtgctgggctgtgtaTTCAAACCTAAGCTTGTGTGCTGAAACCCCTGCAAAAAACCTTGCTGCTGGCTTAAGCTTCCCTGCTTGCCCAGCAGCCCAAACGGTGACAGACTGAggttgcctcccctctccccttcctcccagggggtggggggggaagcaaattaggcaggaggaggaaagagaggtaAAGTTACAAAAGAAGCACTCTTGCCTCGATTTGGAAGTAGAAAGGGAAGTGTAACAAAATAGAAAAGGGATTTGAGTAAAAGGAAGGTCACAAAGGTATAAGGAAAAAGGGTAGATAAAAATAGACCCAAACCCAGGTGCAAAAGGATTCTCTGGATGCAAGGTGGAGTCTCTTTAGATGCAGTCCTtaggagcctggagcagtgtGGACCAGGCCCCACCACAGGGCtaacagcaaacagcagcagcaggggggcagcaaaaggagggcaggagaagagagggaggcagggaatgGCTTCCTCTTAAATAGGGTTGtgggcaggaagggggagtggaatagactttgacctggggacccctcccctctctgcccacctgggtcaggtttctttgtccacctgggctAAGTTCTTTTTCAGCCCACCCCTTCCTGGGCTGGGTTTAACCTAGCACAGGGCATTAAAATGCTCAGCTCCTTTTGCTGTGGTATTGGCAAGCTGTGCTTTGCAGCCACTCTCTTTTTCAGTGTGAACCTCACTGGTTTGTTCTTCATACCCTGTGGCAAAGCCCTGGCACTCCAGATACAACCAAATACAATCCCTTGGAAACTTCAGAGTGAAGGTAGAAGTTGTGAAGCTTCAGCAGCATCACTTGAAAGTGAAGCCTGGAGCTAATGAGTGGAAAACCAAAGCCTTTAGTCTGCTACTAACAcatcttggtgccatggtttagttgatcagagggtgttgggtggtaggttgaacttgatgatctcaaaggtcttttccaacctggttaattctattctattctgttctgttatatctgctctgagcagcttcacCAAGGTTTCTCTGGATGTGTCATTTCATCAAAACActctagaatggctcaggttggaagggacctcagagatcacctcctccaacctccctgccatgggcagggacacctctcaaccaggcTTGGTTGTTcaaatccacagcctccctgggcagcctgtgccagagtctcatgaCCCTccaactgaagaacttcttcctcagctccactctaaccctgctctccctcagctttaaACCATTCCCCTTGGCCTATCTCAGACACcttcaggaaaagtccctctgcacccTTCCTGTAGaatctcttcaggtattggaaggcagctctgaggtcccccccaaagtcttctccaggctgcagagccccagctccctcagcctgtgctcacagcagagctgctccagccctgggatcatctttgtggcctcctctgtattcactccagcagctctagggacaccagacctggaggcagtattggaggtgtgggctcagcagagcagagtgaaggggcagaatcccccctcctgccctgctgcccacactcctcttgatagTTTTACTGACTTGGCCCTCTTTGGTGTCCCAGAGAAATCAGCTGCCTATCACACTAATTGTTCATACACTGTGTGCTCTCCATGCATGATGCCTCCATGGCaacactctgcagagggatgcagCAGGAGTCCTTAAGGTCTTTATTGGAGCTAGCAAACCTGTCAGGGTGAACAGCTACACACCAAGTGGTAGTGGCCATTTATATGCACCTTACCtagcaggcagcccagcctcTGACCTACTCTCAGCTGAATCTGCTGGAGTTCCTTTGCTTGGGAAGTTGCTTTCTGACTGGGCTTGATCCTGCTGTGCTAGAaaagtgctgctgccagtgcaTGTGCAACCTGAAGCTCTTGAAAAGTGTGATTGAGAGTTCAAATCCTTcaggtgctgcagaagcagaggtggtggaggacaAGCTGGTCATCAACAAGGCTGCTTGTAGGTATCTGTCCAGGTTTGTAGAAATGTAGGGGTTGCACCTTTTGGGGTTAAAAACATCAACCTCAACCTAGGGGGAAAATCTTAGTGCTTCATGGTACtgacttcctcctcccctccccacccagagCTCTCTGATGGGGGCTGGTTGCACTTAGTAACTTGTGGAGTGTAGAGGAGACTGGCAAGGAGTTCATTGTGAAAATGCTCCAGGGATGTTGTctgaagctgctctggcagctgatGGCTGATTGCACCTGGGCAAAGCTCTTGTCAGTAGCTTTGGTCACTTAAGTTGCATTCAAATCACCTCTTTAAATTAGAGCAAAGAAATTCTCTGATGGGGAATTAGTTTTGGGGTGTGTTCTGAAGCTTTTGGgttattccccccacccccttcctgaAGAGCAGTAACTGGATGCACTGTCACATCTCTTAGATGCAGAAGTCTCCTCTGAGGAATCTGCctctgctggagaagagcaagagAATGaaaccctgcctgctgcatctGCTGAGGCAGAACAGCCAAAGGAACCTGAGaatgaggggaagggggaaaccaAGTCCTCAGAAGAAACCAAAAAGGAGTAAGTTTTGCCTAGTGCTGAATTCAGggatttggggagggggctggggacagtCAGGTTTGGGGGACAAGGAGAACAGACTTGGCTTGgctcaatcttaaaggtcttttccaccctcagTGATTCTAGGGGGGAAATAGGATAGGTCCTTTAAAGAGGTGCTCCTATTGCCCAGGAGGAAGCTACCAGGCAGGTGTAGCTGCTCTTCTAGCACATGGATGTGACTATCAAGGTCGTGTTTTCCAGCAGGAAGAGCCAAGTGTTCTCTGGCTGGTGTTCAGTgccagctggggggggctggtgctgctgggctgctgttgcCACTCTGCTGTTGCCTTGCTTTGCAGTGCCCGTTGTCTTACTGTCTCCTTGTGTTCTTAAGTGAGAAGGATCAGtccaaggaaaaggagaagaaggtGAAGAAGACCATTCCTTCATGGGCTACTCTGTCTGCCAGCCAGCTAGCCAGAGCACAGAAGCAAACTCAGATGGCTGCCACCTCCCGTCCCAAAATGGATGCGATTCTGACTGAGGCCATCAGGGTAAGCAGCAGGCAAATGTTTCTCCTCTTCATCTGTCACAAAGCACAATCATTGGCTTGCCTAGAATCCACACTCCCAGCTTTGCTGATGGTGCagactgcagtgctggctgctagcAGGAAACTGCCTGTGCCTGTGGAAGCCCCTGGAGCTGAAATGTGAGGCCATGATGGCCCTGTCGATTGTTGGCTTTGTTTAGTATTTGTTTCCTTCCCTAATTCTGTTGTTAGGAGCAGCCAGGGTGGCACAACCTGGCTGATGGCTGTCAGCAGTTAAAGTGGtgccttctggccacactggaCTCCATTTACCTTGACCAatctctggtggccaagaaggccaatgccgttctggggtgggttagaagggatGTAGTTAATAGGTCCAGAgagcttctccccctcctctgctctgccctggtgaggctgcatctggagtattgtgcctggttctgggccctcagttcaagaaggacctcagggaactgcttgacagagtccagcacagagccacagaggtgatgaaggcagtggaagatcttcctcatggggagagcctgagggagctgagggctctggagcttggagaggaggaggcctgagggtgacctcattgctgggaatgaagatgtgcagggtgagtgcccagaggctggagccaggctctgctgggggatgcccaatgccagcaccaggggcagtggtggaagctgaggcagaggaagtgccatggaaacaggagggaagatTTATTCACTGTggtggtgacagagccctggagcaggctgcccaggggggttgtggagtctccctctctggagatattcaagacctgcctggatgtgttcctgtgtgagctgccctgggtgaccctgctgtggcagggggcttggactgggatctctggaggtcccttccagcccctgacattctgtgaagaTGTGAGATGTCCAGAAGGCTCTGCAAGGAAAcccccccacagcagctcctgaggggcATTTGATAGACCTCTGCAGAAGGTCCTGCTGGAATCTCTGTGTTTTGGCCTCCCCAATTCCAGAGAGAGCAGAATCTGCTGGAGGAGCCcagtggagagctacaaggatgactggTTGAACATCTCTGttgtgaaggaaggctgagagccctggggctgtttaggctggagaagaggaggctgagaggggatctgatcagtgtctataaatacctgaaggctgggggtcaagaggaagggggcaggttctttgtggtggtgcccagtgataggccaaggaacaatgggtacaatcTGAAgcccaagaggttccacctcaacacttCTTtactgagggtggcagagcactggaacatgctgcccagagaggttgtggagtctccttctctggagactttccaaacctgccctaggtgaccctgctccaactccatcatctctggaggtcccttccaaccccttccgtTCTGTGAGTCATATTTGgagtccaagaaggccaagggcatcctggtctgcatcaggaagagtgtggccagcaggagcagggaagtccttgtgccctgtgctcagcactgcttaggccacacctggagtcctgtgtccagttctgggctcctcagttgaagaaggacattgagagacttgaaggtgtccagagaagggcaatgaggctggggaggggtctggagcacagccctgggaggagaggctgagggagctggggttgcttagcctgcagaagaggaggctcaggggagaccttcttgctctctgcaactccctgaagggagcttgcagccaggtgggggttgggctcttctcccaggcacccagaacaagaggacacagtctcaagctgtgccaggggaggttcaggctggaggtgaggaagaaattcttcccagcaagagagattggccactgggatgtgctgcccagggaggtggtggagtccccatccctggaggtgttcaggagggaactggatgtggcccttggagccatggtttggttgtcaggaggtgctgggtgacagcttggacttgctgatctctgaggccttttccagcctggttgattccatgatgctatgTAAAaggccagccctggcaggctgtGTTGCTGTGCTGGCCCAGGTGCATGGGTCCAAGCTCTGTTCCTGCAgtcccacagccaggtgagTGCAGTGCAGGCTTCTGCTGACCTCTTGCTCCTGCCCTAGGCCTGCTTCCAGAAGAGCGGCGCCTCGGTCGTGGCCATACGGAAGTACATCATCCACAAAtacccttccctggacctggagaggagaggctaCCTGCTGAAGCAAGCACTGaaaagggagctggagaggggaaTCATTAGGCAGGTGAGCttagagcagtgctggagggggcTTTTATCACATAGGACTTCCTTAAAGCCCACTGGCCAGCCTCTGGGgtggccctgtgccccctgggggGGGTCAGTTAGGCTCTGTCTCCACTTTGCTAGAGCCCAACAGCACTTCAGCGTTGTCCTGTCCACCAGACCCTTTGCAGGGCTGTCTGCTGTGCAGGTGGTGTAGCCTTGCAGCAGCATGTGTCTTCCACCTGAGTCTAGCAACaccccttctgcagcagcacttgggttaatggttggactcagtgatctgctgtcttaggaagaaattcttcccagcaagagagattggccatgggaatgggctgcctggggaggtggtggaaccaccatccctggaagtggttAAAAGAGGACTGGATggagcactcagtgccatggttgagttgattagatggtgttgggggacaggttggacttgatgatctcaaaggtctttcccagcctggtctcaaagatctcaaagatcttctccaaccaaaatgatgttGTGGTTCTCTTTCTTCTAGCACTGGGATTTATGCCTGTGATAGCTGTGGgggcctcctgggcagcacagcagagcatgttGTTAATGTCTGGCTGTGGTTTCTGATCTTGGTGATGTGTCAGTGGGCTCAGATCAGGCCTCTGCCatcacagccccctgccagggtgGCTGCATTCCAGATCTGTCTGGTGATGTCTCTTCATCTCTTTCAGGCTGTTGTTACTGTGAGTGACTTTCTTACAGACTGAAATGGATTTCTCTTTCCAACTaggtgaaaggaaaaggagctTCTGGCAGCTTTGTTGTGGTATCTAATGCAGGAAAAACTGTTCCAAAATCCAGAGACAGAAAGGTGAGATGGATCACTTGAAAcaccagcactctgcactgcacCACATGGATCTTACCAAGGGCTTTTGTGTCTAGCCCCAGCCCAAACAGTATTCTCCTCCTTGCTGCACTGTCCCTCCCCAAGTACAGTAAGGAAAACACTCATTCCACTGGAGTGAGAAATTAAAAGCAAGTGAGAGGATCAAAATCTGAGTCCTAAACCCAAGCCCTGGGCTTTGGTTCAGAGGCAGAAAACTCAGTGGCCAtgaagctcctctcctgcctttccctgtCAGAGAGAGATGCCTCTCAggtgttggaagagagcttcctgctgctgctgtttcatttGTTGCATGGATCAATGGAAGCCTCCAGGACTGTCAAAGGAACATTCTTTTCATCAGCtgtgagggcagagggaggaagaggaaaacacCCTAAGGTTTCTGttagaaagctgctgctgggtgttcTGAGGGAGTAAAATGGGCTGTGGGGCCTTAAgagcctcctccttcccaggaGCTGTGGTCCCAGCAGCGctgttctcctctccctgctgtgctgggtgtagGAAACATGTTTCCAACTCTGCAACTACAAAACTCTGCTGGAACTGCTGCTCCCCTTCCAGCTTAGGCAGGTGAAGCCAGAGAGCACTGTACCACCTTGGGGCTTGTCCCTCTGTGACTGGGGAGACCAAAAGCCCTGAAGCTGAGGGGGGACAGGGACTCACTGGGTGCCAGGGCACTGAAGGAAAGGCGTTGCAGTGTAACTTCAAACAGAGCTCACTggctccaccagcagctggagcaaggcCCCTGCTAACACATCACTTTTCCTGTTCCCAGCCTATCTTTGTCTTTGTTCTGAGTTGCTTCTCTGTGGTGCAGCAAACCAAACagcttgcttttgtttctggtgaattcagctcccagcccagcagctgtctgGGTGAGCAGCACCCTCATCCGTCTGCCTgcttgcaaagctgctgctcttcagcatcCAAATCATTAAACTGCAGCACATTATCCCAGTGTCTCTTTTGTGTGAAGAACAGACTGCTGGAAAGAACAagactggtggtggtggttggtttggttttccccctccccagtcacTTCCTCCTCAAAgtagcagagggctggaggagaatTCAGAAGGGAGTGTTCCCTTCAGTCAAGATTCTGTTTTGTCATGAAAGGAACAGAAGCCCTGCACTCCCCTTTAGCTGTTTGTCTGGGGGAGGATTTGCCCTGTGTGAACAGCTCTTGCCTTTAGCTTTTgagctccctctcagccctgTGTCATTTTCACCTGTCTCACccaacagcagcaggggaaaatgGCTGCAGATGGAGGAAGGAAGTGGCTGGAAATGCAGATCTTGTAGCGTTAGGATGAGGGCAGCGGTTTGAAActggttggacatcaggaggaagttctgcacagtgagggtggggagacactggaacaggttgcccagggctgtggttgagtctccatccctggaaagattcaaggtcagacttgctgtggccccgggcagcctggtcaagtctggaggtgtccctgctgagtgcaggggggttggccaagATGAGCTCGGAGGGTCCCTCCCACCCCGaggcaatctgtgaatctgtgctgTTAAATACCCAGCAGTTGACACTGGTGAAAcattcctcctgctcccctgaaAGCTCCAGCCACATTTGCTGGATCTCACTCAAGCTGTTCACCTTCTGAAGCTGTTCACTGAAAGCTCTGCCTTACAGAGCTTTGttttccagctctggggccagggtCAGGAGCACTTCTCCTCCTCTGTGCGTTGCTGGCTCAGAAAAACTCCAGAGTTTTAGACCTCACTGATGGCTAAAAGTATGTGTATTGCAGAAAAGCacttcagcctcccctgcagagcagcaagtcaagctgGAAGATGTCCTGCCCCTGGCTTTCACTCGCCTCTGTGAGCCCAAGGAAGCTTCTTACAGCCTGATCAAGAAATACGTGTCTCGGTATTACCCCAAGCTCAAAGTAGATATCAGGTAGGTACAGGAGCacacagggctgaggaggagcagtgaagagcagccttcctctggctctgcctctCAGTTCAGTATTGCAGCTGGCAGGTGGtgctctgggagctggagcCTGCGGGAGAGCTGatactggagagaagagaccaacccccccccgggCTCCTGtgtcaccaggggaggtttaggttggacttgaggagcaatttctgtcctgcaagagtggcccaggctgtccagggaggtggtggagtcaccatccctggggggtcttcaagaaacctgtggccatggcacttggggacatggtttaatggctggttggactccatgatcttcgAGGCCTTTGCCAACCCACCCAGTCCTGTGGTACTGTAAaggctctgccttccctgcatcCCTCCACACCCAGGCTTTGTTCCTGATGCCCACAGCAGC
It encodes:
- the HP1BP3 gene encoding heterochromatin protein 1-binding protein 3 isoform X3, giving the protein MPIRRSVNSSSRETPPKSKPAEGEEVKAGAAEAEVVEDKLVINKAAYAEVSSEESASAGEEQENETLPAASAEAEQPKEPENEGKGETKSSEETKKDEKDQSKEKEKKVKKTIPSWATLSASQLARAQKQTQMAATSRPKMDAILTEAIRACFQKSGASVVAIRKYIIHKYPSLDLERRGYLLKQALKRELERGIIRQVKGKGASGSFVVVSNAGKTVPKSRDRKKSTSASPAEQQVKLEDVLPLAFTRLCEPKEASYSLIKKYVSRYYPKLKVDIRPQLLKNALQRAVEKGQLEQITGKGASGTFQLKKSGEKPLLGGTVMEDAILSAIAAMNEPKTCSTTALKKYILENHPGTNSNLQVHLLKRTLQKCEKNGWMEQISGKGFSGTFQLCFPYYPSPDVLYPEKQQDEDSEESDEDEEEESEDEEEESEEEESEEEEPPPKKRMQKRPPPKARSRAPPMKRRESKPKPRKTPAAHRGKAKPPPKVKTPAKKAKPAASAIKKPSGGSSSKKPAAGGRKEVAKGKATMRKSLRAKK
- the HP1BP3 gene encoding heterochromatin protein 1-binding protein 3 isoform X2, whose protein sequence is MATDLSEAEPVHHKALPLLTGAQLIHTDKLSEKAEEDAMPIRRSVNSSSRETPPKSKPAEGEEVKADAEVSSEESASAGEEQENETLPAASAEAEQPKEPENEGKGETKSSEETKKDEKDQSKEKEKKVKKTIPSWATLSASQLARAQKQTQMAATSRPKMDAILTEAIRACFQKSGASVVAIRKYIIHKYPSLDLERRGYLLKQALKRELERGIIRQVKGKGASGSFVVVSNAGKTVPKSRDRKKSTSASPAEQQVKLEDVLPLAFTRLCEPKEASYSLIKKYVSRYYPKLKVDIRPQLLKNALQRAVEKGQLEQITGKGASGTFQLKKSGEKPLLGGTVMEDAILSAIAAMNEPKTCSTTALKKYILENHPGTNSNLQVHLLKRTLQKCEKNGWMEQISGKGFSGTFQLCFPYYPSPDVLYPEKQQDEDSEESDEDEEEESEDEEEESEEEESEEEEPPPKKRMQKRPPPKARSRAPPMKRRESKPKPRKTPAAHRGKAKPPPKVKTPAKKAKPAASAIKKPSGGSSSKKPAAGGRKEVAKGKATMRKSLRAKK
- the HP1BP3 gene encoding heterochromatin protein 1-binding protein 3 isoform X1, with amino-acid sequence MATDLSEAEPVHHKALPLLTGAQLIHTDKLSEKAEEDAMPIRRSVNSSSRETPPKSKPAEGEEVKAGAAEAEVVEDKLVINKAAYAEVSSEESASAGEEQENETLPAASAEAEQPKEPENEGKGETKSSEETKKDEKDQSKEKEKKVKKTIPSWATLSASQLARAQKQTQMAATSRPKMDAILTEAIRACFQKSGASVVAIRKYIIHKYPSLDLERRGYLLKQALKRELERGIIRQVKGKGASGSFVVVSNAGKTVPKSRDRKKSTSASPAEQQVKLEDVLPLAFTRLCEPKEASYSLIKKYVSRYYPKLKVDIRPQLLKNALQRAVEKGQLEQITGKGASGTFQLKKSGEKPLLGGTVMEDAILSAIAAMNEPKTCSTTALKKYILENHPGTNSNLQVHLLKRTLQKCEKNGWMEQISGKGFSGTFQLCFPYYPSPDVLYPEKQQDEDSEESDEDEEEESEDEEEESEEEESEEEEPPPKKRMQKRPPPKARSRAPPMKRRESKPKPRKTPAAHRGKAKPPPKVKTPAKKAKPAASAIKKPSGGSSSKKPAAGGRKEVAKGKATMRKSLRAKK